The segment GAGCAGTACCGTCAgcgtacctcacgcggtgcattgtaggcattacttaagcctctgcaacccttttcattcgttttcctgaaccttcgttcatattctatttcttccatataACTTTTCACCTTTTCCTATTAATTGTTTCGTAGCTCTAAAACCACTCTACTctgaattttcctttcagcgctgaatgaccgcaaagatcccagcgcttgatctttggcctaaatcttatattccattccattccacaatAAAAGAGATTGAGTGTGCTTCTTGTAGCAAAATTCGACACATGGCAAACttatttgagaagagagagagagagagagagagagaaggggggagtgGTTGGTGGGTTTTGGAGAATTTTCTTCGGCTGTTGAGGGAGGAGCAATCAACAAAAATGACCCGATCgatcggtgagagagagagagagagagagagagagagagagaaactattacaAGAAAATAGGGTCGGGTAAGGGGGAGAGAAGTGTAAGACCATATATTATTGAAATGTAAGGGGGCTGGTGGGGGGAGGGCGGGTAAAAGTTCCCCCCTACCATTTTTCTTCCTTctagtttctttcatttttactcaaattcattgtaaatatttctcaATGTAATCAATGCAGATCTTTGATGTCACATTTCGTCGTAAGGTTCCTTCTTAATGTTATCTGTTTTCTTCATTTTGCTCTCATAATATTTTTGTCAATATTATTTCTATTCATCAGAGACAACACATGAATAGGCCTTATATAATGTGGCCTTGGAAAGTACATTTTGGCAGACCTGAACGCCCATATGGGAAGAGCAAAATCATGGGGAAAATAAGACTGATCTTAATATAcatcaataaattaatagatatttccgtacaataataaaaaaaattagttcgaAATGCTATGGCAGTGCTCCCTAATGTGACATTACGGCCTCGCATACATTGCTGTTCATAGGACTTAGTCAGAGAGCAGCATGACAGTCTTAAGGTCCAAAATGAAATAATGCTGCAGAATCCACAGAATCACGGTGCTGAACAGAACAGCCCTTGTTTTCTGGTAGCATTCGATGACATTTTGTAAGTACTTGAAAATAGATCGAGTGATTGACTATGAATTGTTGGCATCACAATTGCCAGAGATCTCGTGGCGTCAAAGGTAGAGCAACTGACGTCAAATAAGCATTGTATAGATATACACCTGCatagtgtatgaatatataaatatacacctacatagtgtataaatatataaatatacacctgcatagtgtataaatatatgaatatacacctgcatagtgtgtgtgtgtttatgtatgtacatatgcatgtaaGAAATTAACATTCTGTATATGTgacacgcgcacacaaacacatgcataagCCTATAGCAACTTAACGTTATGGAGTTGGTTTGGTAAAAATaggcatgcaaacacacacacacacaatatatatgttaataatattatatatatatagatataataaatatatatatatatatatatatatatatggtttgtatGTAACATTACCTATTGTATCTAGTTCAACAGGGTCAAAATGACTAGGGTGGTCAAAAGTGTCTCTAGCCCTCCTTAATGACGCGATGCTCAAGCCATCCCTGCAGACACACACAAGCCCCATTTTCATCTTACTCTTCCTGGTcaggattttttcttttgttaaatgcTGTGTTGGGTGATTGACTGATTGACTTGTATTTCTGGAAAGCGTTACCCATCCGGGATAATTCTATGCCTTTTCACGGAGAACATTTTTGATAATGGGTAGGTGTCTTCATCTTCTTGGCTTCCGATGCTGTAAGTATGGAAGATGGTTAAGTGTCAGGTACATACGAGACAAGCTATCACAGTTATCACAGACGACTGCATGagttttttcatttacttctaCCGTTGTCAGGGTTGTCATCATGAGAAGCTTTCATTAAATAGCTCCCTTCTCCTGCTactaagaaacacacacacacactcacacatagagcatagagcgtcaatcactggagtggtgaCCTCCTTGCCGAGGCAAGTGACCTCGGCAGCCATATGGAAAGGTCCTCAGTccatttttgcttattgattaaattttttatcgtttattactattatcattatcatcttattattattactatcaatattgatattttttattattttattatttattgtaactAAAACTTtggctggttattattattattattactggacccattttcacagagaaaaatgaccttacaaaaacaggttaGCCTAAGAACTCCAGCCACTGcagtcaaggcctaagcatctactcttggatctaagcagtctagcataaatggttcctgtaaatgacaagactttctttgcatacattcactaaacactaactaaacagtaaaggacaatcactaaacattaacattcactaaacaattACACTTGTTGAATGCTTACACTTACTATGTTAGTATTGTGATTTatattgttcatattttgttCATATTGTGTTAGTACATTGCACTCACGCTTGTATGTTGATTTTTCTTTAGTATTTAGTCCTTCTCGCTAGTGAGTCGTCCAGACTGAAGAAAGTGTTAGCCTATAGCTAAGCTTCCCTTAAAGCGTTTCATCAAGAAGTAAGTTCAAGATGGCTGAATGTGAAgttggaaaaaaaggggggggggggggaagggggggggaaaaaggggggggggggggagcacctCCAAGAAGACCCTCCTACAGTGTGATGTGGCAAACTACTACCCGTGGTCGAAGAGGATAGAAGCAATACTGATTGACATGTTGGAATGCCATTGAACCTGGGTTTAGGAATTACGTCCACGATACTGAGAATGAAGAAGAGGCCTAGGCAGAGCTCAACCAGGAACAAGCCAGAGTCAATCGCCAAGCTCGGGGAGTCATTATCGAGGCGCTGCACAGCTCTACTCTCTACGATGGTAAGTTTAAATTCGCAAAGAAAGTGTGGTACACACTTAAGGAAATGTACAGTGAATTTGGGATTATTCACACTATGTTGTATTTCAAGGAAATGGTTAGGTTGGATAAAGTGCCATCAATGCCAATGGTAGATTACATTTCCAAGATGCATGAGTTGATTCAGAAGGTAAGAATGGGTGGCATCCCAATAAATGACACTTGCTTTGCTGCTTTCTTTCTACTTGGGCTACCACTCAGGGAGTAAGACGCTTTTGTGAGATCCTTCGAGGGTGATCTGGATAGGCTCACAACAAGAAATGTAAAGAGCAAGCTTGTGATGGAAGAAAGGCGATTAGCATTGCACAACAGGGCGACATCAAGCAAAGAAGAACCTGTGGCATTAAAAGCCATGGCTAAACAGCATTCTAAGCAGAAGCACAATCAGCAGCATCAGAAGCAGGACACCTCTGGTGATAGTAAAATGATGTGTTACACCTGTAAGGAGCCCAGACACAAGGCAAGGGAATGCCCAATCTGGAAGACATTGAAGGAGGAATGCACTAAGAAAGGGGATGCCATGCCTTCTGTAGCTGAATTTGAAGAAGTAGAAGCAGTGCTCCTGTGCGCCAAAGCGGATGCACATGCATACATGTCAAAATCATCAGTGGGAAAGTGGTTTCTGGACTCAGGTGCGTCAGATCATATGTGCTGTGACATTAAGAAGTTCAAGGACATCAACCTGTAACGGGAAGGATCTGTGAAAATCGGTGATGGACATAGACTTTTGTTGGAAAGGATTGGGGTAATCGTGATTCAAGCCAAATGTAAGATTGTGCTTCAGGAAGTGATGTATATCCCTAGCCTATACTGTAGTCGTCTGGTGTCTATACAACAGATCACTGCCAAGGGTGCATCTGTATTATTCGTGGATGACCTAGCAAAGGCATCCAAGGGTGGCATTGAACTCTTTGTTGCTAGGGAAGAGAGGAAGATGACATTATGAATCTGAattggcctagtaaagataatgAGGGAGCTAGTGTGGCATTGCCCGCTAAGGCATCGATGCAGACTTGGCATCAAAGAATGGGTCATCTCAACTATGACGCTTTGAAGAAGATTCCAGTTCTGGCTAATGTCGAGAAAGAAGAATGTGGAAAATGTGAAGCATGCATTGAGGGGAAGATGACAAGGATAGCTTTTCCTGCAAGCACATACATCCAGAGCATCTAAACCTTTGATGATTGTGCACACCGATGTTATGGGACCCTTTAATACCCCTTCATTTGGTGGGTCCATTTCCACTATTGTGTTCACTGACGATTACTCCAGGTATCTGACTGTTATGCCAATGGTGTCTAAAGATGAAGCA is part of the Macrobrachium nipponense isolate FS-2020 chromosome 6, ASM1510439v2, whole genome shotgun sequence genome and harbors:
- the LOC135216531 gene encoding uncharacterized protein LOC135216531, with the translated sequence MEERRLALHNRATSSKEEPVALKAMAKQHSKQKHNQQHQKQDTSGDSKMMCYTCKEPRHKARECPIWKTLKEECTKKGDAMPSVAEFEEVEAVLLCAKADAHAYMSKSSVGKWFLDSGASDHMCCDIKKFKDINL